A DNA window from Rhinolophus sinicus isolate RSC01 linkage group LG10, ASM3656204v1, whole genome shotgun sequence contains the following coding sequences:
- the SMIM32 gene encoding small integral membrane protein 32, protein MYGDVFNATGGPEAAVGGSLALAATVKAEGALPLELATARGMRDGAASKPDLPTYLLLFFLLLLSVALVVLFIGCQLRHSAFAALPHDRSLRDARAPWKTRPV, encoded by the coding sequence ATGTACGGCGACGTGTTCAACGCCACGGGCGGCCCCGAGGCGGCGGTGGGCGGCTCGCTGGCCCTCGCAGCCACTGTCAAAGCGGAGGGTGCTTTGCCGCTGGAGCTGGCCACGGCGCGCGGTATGCGGGACGGCGCGGCCTCAAAGCCCGACCTGCCTACCTACCTGCTGCTCTTCTTCCTGCTGCTGCTCTCCGTGGCGCTGGTCGTCCTCTTCATCGGCTGTCAGCTGCGCCACTCGGCCTTCGCCGCGCTGCCCCACGACCGGTCGCTGCGCGACGCCCGCGCGCCCTGGAAGACACGGCCGGTGTAG